In a single window of the Osmerus eperlanus chromosome 2, fOsmEpe2.1, whole genome shotgun sequence genome:
- the LOC134015451 gene encoding MBT domain-containing protein 1-like: MENARDLAERPSRSERRRRDSFGMFDGYDSCSDESSSSSSSEESDEEVGPSLPAGLPIIKTNGQVYTYPDGKAGMATCEMCGMVGVRDAFYSKTKRFCSVSCSRSYSSNSKKASILARLQGKPPTKKAKVLQKQPLMAKLAAYAQYQANQQNQVKTKTVVPVEAFDWGRYIGSGEMAGAPVSCFKHVPMGTSWGDICEGVRVEVPNTDSGLPMKVYWIAGIIKLAGFKALLRYEGFDSDSSRDFWCNLCVPDIHPVGWCAAGGKPLVPPTSVQHKCTNWKSFLVKRLTGSKTLPPDFSTKVQESMQFPFQKLMRVEVVDKAHLCRTRVALVEQVIGGRLKLVYEECSDGTDDFWCHMYSPLIHSIGWSRSIGHRFKRSDVSKKLEGQVDAPGRLFAKVKDVDQSGDWFKDGMKLEAIDPLNLSAICVATVRKVLADGYLMIGIDGSEAADGSDCFCYHSTSPSIFPAGFCEINIIELTPPRGYTNLPFRWFDYLRDTGSAAAPVHLFNKEVPNHGFRVGMKLEAVDLMEPRLVCVATVTRIVHRLLRIHFDGWEDEYDQWVDCESPDLYPVGWCQLTGYQLQPPAVQASRELPASVAKQRKKSQQYKGQKRKRKLPICKRPVSLSGVVLTGGPPRNLSGDENMTPPDYPSPPTPASAAGTGTAPPASAGPARSPDGAHGAELQMKEEPVEGDDFACPQVGVSDLETNGSGSFYLKQEP; encoded by the exons ATGGAAAACGCAAGAGATTTG gcTGAGCGACCGTCTCGTTCGGAGCGGAGGAGGCGGGACTCGTTTGGGATGTTCGATGGCTACGACAGCTGCAGCGACgagtccagcagcagcagcagctccgaGGAGAGCGATGAGGAGGTGGGGCCTTCGCTCcccgccggcctgcccatcatCAAGACCAACGGCCAGGTCTACACCTACCCAGACGGCAAAGCTGGCATGG CCACGTGTGAGATGTGTGGGATGGTTGGTGTCAGGGACGCCTTCTACTCCAAAACCAAGCGCTTCTGCAGCGTGTCGTGTTCCAGGAGCTACTCGTCCAACTCGAAGAAAGCCAGCATACTGGCTCGTCTCCAG GGGAAACCGCCCACAAAAAAGGCCAAGGTGCTCCAGAAGCAGCCTCTCATGGCTAAACTAGCAGCCTACGCCCAGTACCAAGCTAACCAGCAGAACCAGGTGAAGACTAAGACAG TGGTTCCTGTGGAGGCCTTCGACTGGGGGCGCTACATCGGCAGCGGGGAGATGGCCGGGGCTCCTGTCAGCTGTTTCAAACAC GTGCCCATGGGGACGTCGTGGGGTGATATCTGTGAAggcgtgagggtggaggtgccAAACACAGACAGCGGCCTGCCCATGAAGGTCTACTGGATCGCGGGCATCATCAAACTAGCAG GCTTCAAGGCTCTGCTGCGGTACGAGGGCTTCGACAGCGACTCCAGCCGGGACTTCTGGTGTAACCTGTGTGTCCCGGACATCCACCCTGTGGGCTGGTGTGCTGCGGGAGGGAAGCCCCTCGTTCCACCCACAT ccGTGCAGCACAAGTGCACCAACTGGAAATCCTTCCTGGTAAAACGTCTCACAGGGTCGAAGACCCTGCCTCCTGATTTCTCCACTAAG GTTCAGGAGAGCATGCAGTTCCCCTTCCAGAAGCTGATGCGCGTGGAGGTGGTGGACAAAGCCCACCTGTGCCGGACGCGCGTGGCCCTGGTGGAGCAGGTGATCGGCGGACGCCTCAAGCTGGTCTACGAGGAGTGCTCCGACGGCACCGACGACTTCTGGTGCCACATGTACAGCCCGCTCATCCACAGCATCGGCTGGTCACGCAGCATCGGCCACCGCTTCAAACGATCCG ATGTGTCGAAGAAGCTTGAAGGTCAAGTGGACGCTCCTGGGCGGCTCTTCGCTAAG GTGAAGGACGTGGACCAGAGTGGGGACTGGTTTAAAGACGGGATGAAGCTAGAAGCCATCGACCCGCTCAACCTGTCGGCCATCTGCGTGGCCACCGTCAGGAAG GTCCTGGCGGATGGATACCTCATGATCGGCATTGACGGTTCGGAGGCGGCGGATGGATCTGACTGTTTCTGCTAtcactctacctctccctcgATCTTCCCTGCCGGGTTCTGCGAAATCAACATCATCGAGCTCACCCCACCTCGAG GATACACAAACCTCCCATTCAGATGGTTTGACTACCTCAGGGACACAGGCTCTGCGGCAGCACCAGTTCACCTCTTTAACAAG GAGGTTCCCAACCACGGCTTCCGCGTGGGCATGAAGCTGGAGGCCGTCGACCTGATGGAGCCCCGCCTGGTGTGCGTCGCCACGGTGACGCGCATCGTCCACCGCCTGCTGCGGATCCACTTTGACGGCTGGGAGGACGAGTACGACCAGTGGGTGGACTGCGAGTCACCTGACCTCTACCCTGTGGGCTGGTGTCAGCTGACCGGGTACCAGCTGCAGCCCCCCGCCGTGcagg cctcCAGGGAGCTGCCTGCCAGTGTGGCCAAGCAGAGGAAGAAATCTCAGCAGTACAAAGGCCAGAAGAGAA AGCGCAAGCTTCCTATCTGCAAGAGACCAGTCAGTCTCTCCGGTGTGGTGCTGACAGGGGGCCCCCCCAGGAACCTGTCAGGGGATGAGAACATGACCCCGCCCGATTACCCGTCCCCCCCCACGCCTGCATCCGCCGCGGGGACGGGGACAGCCCCGCCCGCCTCGGCAGGGCCGGCCCGCAGCCCTGATGGAGCTCACG gggcGGAGTTGCAGATGAAGGAGGAGCCAGTCGAGGGGGACGACTTTGCCTGCCCGCAGGTGGGCGTGTCCGACCTGGAGACCAACGGCTCTGGAAGTTTCTACCTGAAGCAGGAACCCTGA